From the Hymenobacter yonginensis genome, one window contains:
- a CDS encoding succinylglutamate desuccinylase/aspartoacylase family protein — translation MTPASNPAAICLNGLTILPGERVLTRLVISRLPSGTVIDIPVHVFRSTVPGPTVLLMAGMHGDEVNGIEIIRRLIRRDLLHPLRGTIIAIPILNIYGFLNFSRDVPDGKDVNRSFPGNPRGSLASRVAHRFMREIMPLIDYGIDFHTGGAARSNMPQIRCLLHEDPETDAIAAAFAAPFTLHSALRAGSLRETAMQLGKRIIVYETGESLRLDESGIDLAIAGTFRVLHYLGMVADASRPEHPAIVCLRHTWLRAKFAGLFRSHVRNGDYIEKGQIYGSVADPYGEHAVRLEAPVAGYIIGLNHMPVVNQGDALVHVGRLDAAPSRIDLAPPYEEKPMKPLEHEPEDHDDDEPEAP, via the coding sequence TTGACCCCAGCCTCCAACCCAGCCGCCATCTGCCTCAACGGCCTCACCATCCTGCCCGGTGAGCGGGTCCTGACGCGGCTGGTGATTTCGCGGCTGCCCTCAGGAACGGTCATCGACATTCCGGTGCACGTGTTCCGATCCACGGTGCCCGGCCCCACGGTGCTGCTGATGGCCGGCATGCACGGCGACGAGGTGAACGGCATCGAAATCATCCGGCGCCTGATCCGGCGCGACTTGCTGCACCCGCTGCGGGGCACCATCATTGCCATTCCCATCCTCAACATCTACGGGTTCCTGAACTTCTCGCGCGATGTGCCCGATGGCAAGGACGTGAACCGCAGCTTCCCCGGCAACCCGCGCGGCTCGCTGGCCAGCCGCGTGGCGCACCGCTTCATGCGCGAAATCATGCCCCTGATTGACTACGGCATCGATTTCCACACGGGCGGCGCGGCGCGTTCCAACATGCCCCAGATCCGGTGCCTGTTGCACGAAGACCCCGAAACCGACGCCATTGCCGCCGCGTTTGCCGCGCCCTTCACGCTGCACTCGGCGCTGCGGGCCGGCTCGCTGCGCGAAACGGCCATGCAGCTCGGCAAGCGCATCATCGTGTACGAAACCGGCGAGTCCTTGCGCCTCGACGAGTCGGGCATTGACCTGGCCATTGCGGGCACGTTTCGGGTGCTGCACTATCTGGGCATGGTGGCCGATGCTTCGCGGCCCGAGCACCCGGCCATCGTGTGCTTGCGCCATACGTGGCTGCGGGCCAAGTTTGCGGGCCTGTTCCGCAGCCACGTCCGCAACGGCGACTACATCGAGAAGGGCCAGATTTACGGCTCCGTGGCCGACCCCTACGGCGAGCACGCCGTGCGCCTGGAGGCGCCGGTAGCGGGCTACATCATCGGCCTCAACCACATGCCCGTCGTCAACCAGGGCGACGCGCTGGTGCACGTCGGCCGCCTCGATGCCGCCCCCAGCCGCATCGACCTGGCCCCGCCCTACGAGGAAAAGCCCATGAAGCCCCTCGAACACGAGCCCGAAGACCACGACGACGACGAGCCCGAAGCCCCGTAA
- a CDS encoding OmpH family outer membrane protein, whose protein sequence is MKNSLQLAINAVLVVAVAVLFYLHFSNKPSATAARKAPVVVQTTDSTGATTETTVAAEDPAVALADTNKVAYVESGKLLDGYKGMQDARKAFEAKAKRWEAQNQTMVQNFQSAVQQYQKQGESMSPEQRAATEQKLGAQQQQVGLSQQKLQQQAQEEEAKMTQAVLERVNKQIEKYGKANGYRLILSGSLAYGRKDLDITQPVLKYLNQEYTAKK, encoded by the coding sequence ATGAAAAACTCTCTTCAACTAGCCATCAATGCCGTCCTGGTTGTTGCGGTGGCGGTGCTGTTCTACCTGCATTTCTCCAACAAGCCGTCTGCCACGGCAGCCCGCAAAGCGCCCGTAGTGGTGCAAACCACCGACTCGACGGGCGCCACCACCGAAACCACCGTGGCCGCCGAAGACCCCGCCGTGGCCCTCGCCGACACCAACAAGGTGGCCTACGTGGAATCGGGCAAGCTGCTCGACGGCTACAAGGGCATGCAGGACGCCCGCAAGGCCTTCGAGGCCAAAGCCAAGCGCTGGGAAGCCCAGAACCAGACCATGGTGCAGAACTTTCAGTCGGCGGTGCAGCAGTACCAGAAGCAGGGTGAGAGCATGAGCCCCGAGCAGCGTGCCGCCACCGAGCAGAAGCTGGGCGCTCAGCAGCAGCAGGTTGGCCTCAGCCAGCAGAAGCTGCAGCAGCAGGCCCAGGAAGAAGAAGCCAAAATGACCCAGGCCGTGCTGGAGCGCGTGAACAAGCAGATCGAAAAATACGGCAAAGCCAACGGCTACCGCCTGATCCTGAGCGGCTCGCTGGCCTACGGCCGCAAAGACCTCGACATCACCCAGCCGGTGCTCAAATACCTCAACCAGGAGTATACGGCCAAGAAATAG
- a CDS encoding RNA polymerase sigma factor, translated as MTALPLSPDPSDETLLLAGCLAQDRTAQHQLYQRYKSAMFSCAMRMLGNDRELAQDALQEGFVDVFRHLGSFRQQSTLGAWIKAIMVRRALRVLRREQRMEIYDDQRHPEPMVGWHDSLTGEALDKAISELPAGYRAVFCLVEVEGYQHREVAELLGITEGTSKSQLYHAKKLLQVKLHYLYHA; from the coding sequence GTGACTGCGCTGCCTCTCTCTCCCGACCCCTCCGACGAAACCTTGCTGCTGGCCGGCTGCCTGGCCCAGGACCGCACGGCCCAGCACCAGCTCTATCAGCGCTACAAGTCGGCCATGTTCTCGTGCGCCATGCGTATGCTCGGCAACGACCGGGAACTGGCCCAGGACGCGCTGCAGGAAGGGTTTGTGGATGTGTTCCGGCACCTGGGCTCCTTCCGGCAGCAGTCGACGCTGGGCGCCTGGATCAAGGCCATCATGGTGCGCCGGGCGTTGCGGGTGCTGCGCCGGGAGCAGCGCATGGAAATCTACGACGACCAGCGCCACCCCGAGCCGATGGTGGGCTGGCACGACAGCCTCACCGGCGAGGCCCTGGACAAGGCCATCAGCGAGCTGCCGGCCGGCTACCGGGCCGTGTTCTGCCTAGTGGAAGTGGAAGGCTACCAGCACCGCGAAGTAGCCGAGCTGCTGGGCATCACGGAAGGAACCAGCAAGTCGCAGCTCTACCACGCCAAGAAGCTGCTGCAAGTGAAACTGCATTACTTATACCACGCATGA
- a CDS encoding porin family protein: MKSIYSILALGLSALPLTGQAQHLEAIGVSASFNISQTQAEPTQIQLGKYTFHTNDDNSRLDDTGNRYSVFARFGMGEKRLFVQPEVAYTSVLGNQSSISWLSVPDAPFGNVLYLYPRLRRVEVAALAGLHLGRRLYLVAGPVLARYRRENRGSATEIEALQSAIYGSAVRYQALGQLGLGWQLGRFDLNARYERSLTPYSRAFDFQGQTYAFRQRSGQALLTAGFLLYDKHCPWRR; encoded by the coding sequence ATGAAATCTATTTACTCTATTCTTGCCCTTGGCCTCAGTGCGCTGCCACTCACGGGCCAGGCCCAGCACCTCGAAGCCATTGGCGTAAGCGCCAGCTTCAATATCAGCCAGACCCAGGCGGAGCCCACCCAGATTCAGCTGGGGAAGTACACGTTCCACACCAACGACGACAACTCCCGGCTTGACGATACTGGCAACCGCTACAGCGTGTTTGCGCGCTTCGGAATGGGCGAGAAACGCCTGTTTGTGCAGCCGGAAGTAGCCTATACCTCGGTGCTGGGTAACCAGTCCAGCATCAGCTGGCTGTCGGTACCGGATGCGCCGTTCGGCAACGTGCTGTACCTCTATCCCCGGCTGCGGCGCGTGGAAGTGGCGGCGCTGGCCGGCCTGCATCTGGGGCGCCGGCTGTATCTGGTGGCCGGGCCGGTGCTGGCTCGCTACCGCCGCGAAAACAGAGGTTCGGCCACGGAAATTGAAGCACTGCAGTCGGCTATCTACGGTAGTGCCGTGCGCTACCAGGCGCTGGGCCAGCTGGGCCTGGGCTGGCAGCTCGGCCGCTTCGACCTGAATGCCCGCTACGAGCGGAGCCTGACGCCCTACTCGCGCGCATTTGATTTTCAGGGTCAGACCTATGCCTTCCGGCAGCGTTCCGGGCAAGCGCTGCTCACGGCGGGCTTCCTACTCTACGACAAGCACTGCCCCTGGCGCCGGTAG
- a CDS encoding Rossmann-fold NAD(P)-binding domain-containing protein, which produces MQKTALIAGASGLIGSQLLPLLLASDRYAKVIAVGRRPLPIVHPKLEQRLLDFDHLEEHRFALIADDVYCCLGTTMRQAGSKKAFYTVDYLYVVKLAALTAGNFAAQLLVVSAMGADEKSRVYYNRVKGEMEQAVRQTPFRAVHLFRPSLLLGERSEQRTGERLGAVLLRVLRPVLRGPLRRYRAIDAAAVARAMLRAAEQNGTGIQVHPSDAIEALGRAAG; this is translated from the coding sequence ATGCAGAAAACCGCCCTTATTGCCGGAGCCAGCGGCCTGATCGGCAGCCAACTGCTGCCGCTGCTGCTGGCCTCCGACCGCTACGCCAAAGTCATTGCGGTGGGGCGGCGGCCGCTGCCCATCGTGCACCCCAAGCTGGAGCAGCGCCTCCTCGATTTCGACCACCTGGAAGAGCACCGCTTCGCGTTGATTGCCGACGACGTATACTGCTGCCTGGGCACCACCATGCGCCAGGCCGGCTCGAAAAAGGCGTTTTACACCGTCGATTATCTGTACGTGGTGAAGCTGGCGGCCCTCACGGCCGGCAACTTCGCCGCCCAGCTGCTGGTGGTATCGGCCATGGGCGCCGATGAGAAGTCGCGGGTGTACTACAACCGCGTGAAGGGCGAAATGGAACAGGCCGTGCGCCAGACGCCGTTTCGGGCGGTGCACCTGTTCCGGCCCTCGCTGCTGCTGGGCGAGCGGAGCGAGCAGCGCACCGGCGAGCGGCTGGGGGCCGTGTTGCTGCGCGTGCTGCGGCCGGTGCTGCGCGGCCCGCTCCGCCGCTACCGTGCCATAGATGCCGCCGCCGTAGCCCGCGCCATGCTGCGCGCCGCTGAGCAGAACGGCACCGGCATCCAGGTGCATCCCTCCGACGCCATCGAGGCGCTGGGCCGGGCCGCCGGGTAG
- a CDS encoding CvfB family protein, which yields MLALGDYNDLEVARAVDFGLYLSSDDGDLLIPRKYVPEGTEIGDVLRVFVYRDSEDRLIATTLEPLATVGQFAALTVRDVTPNGAFLEWGLEKDLFLPYRNQRHDLRVGQRETVFVYLDETTDRIVASAKWEWFLSDQPYPGKVGDTAELFVAAETDMGFKVIVDGTHQGLLYHNEVFKPLRLGDVHTGYVRTIRPDGKLDLSLQRPGYDEALAAADTLLEALRKAPAGLLPLGDKSEPDDIYRRLGMSKKVFKKALGTLYKRGQVQLQPESTQLLPGK from the coding sequence ATGCTCGCGCTCGGTGATTACAACGACCTGGAAGTGGCCCGCGCCGTCGACTTCGGCCTCTACCTTTCTTCCGACGACGGCGACCTGCTCATCCCGCGCAAATACGTGCCCGAAGGCACCGAAATCGGCGACGTGCTGCGCGTGTTCGTCTACCGCGACTCCGAGGACCGGCTGATTGCCACCACGCTGGAGCCGCTGGCCACCGTGGGCCAGTTTGCGGCCCTGACCGTGCGCGACGTGACGCCCAACGGCGCTTTCCTGGAATGGGGCCTGGAAAAAGACCTATTCCTGCCCTACCGCAACCAGCGCCACGACCTGCGCGTCGGCCAGCGCGAAACCGTGTTCGTGTACCTCGACGAAACCACCGACCGGATTGTGGCCTCGGCCAAATGGGAGTGGTTCCTCAGCGACCAGCCCTACCCCGGCAAAGTCGGCGACACGGCCGAGCTGTTTGTGGCCGCCGAAACCGATATGGGCTTCAAGGTCATCGTGGATGGCACCCACCAGGGCCTGCTCTACCACAATGAGGTGTTCAAGCCCCTGCGCCTCGGCGACGTGCACACCGGCTACGTGCGCACCATCCGCCCCGACGGCAAGCTCGACCTCAGCCTCCAGCGCCCCGGCTACGACGAAGCCCTGGCCGCCGCCGACACCCTGCTGGAAGCCCTCCGCAAAGCCCCCGCCGGCCTGCTCCCGCTCGGCGACAAAAGTGAGCCCGACGACATCTACCGCCGCCTGGGCATGAGCAAGAAAGTGTTCAAAAAGGCCCTCGGCACGCTCTACAAGCGCGGCCAGGTGCAGCTCCAGCCCGAAAGCACCCAGCTGCTGCCCGGCAAATAG
- a CDS encoding BamA/TamA family outer membrane protein: MKSWGLFWGILALAWLCLAGPAVAQQAAVAPVDTTRRANGTRPDSLRRRFDQERLLNGLRAYTRRKTIAGKAAAALFNFTPRREDQAGLDAALLDRQYDRHNYKIVRQINIRTLTAFGYSITDSTRTPRNILEKTGNALHIKTSRTRVRQVLLFRVGDELEPQDLAESERLLRQTPELLDARVFVNERTSTADSVDVEIVTKDVFSLNGSWEVRDVGAGIIGLRDLNFMGLGHQFRNSYQYGSRSPQPWSYEGSYQVPFRHFVTGEARYYNEFENKYGGFTISRGFYSINTKYAGALSVYAYDQGVVLPLPDGSPQQPPEGQPPIYTPRRYTTQDVWLGRSLPMPSYDLGYENPARLIVAARLQRTSFSARPTPEYLDARAMLATVGYSVRRYYKDKYLFGFGRTEDIPTGTLLSATVGYEMNSQQNRHYYGVRASTASYSPRGGYLYLSGEFGSFVRRPSNDWQQGLVSTELLYFTRLYHRGNFQWRHFLWSRNAIGLNRRPGEQLLAINGDRGLRGFSPATDLRGTSRVVLNYETTVFTPVSFLGFRLAMLVFADAAWLNVRTPNRTLPFHDKPYTGFGAGLRFRNEYLPIRTFQLLLGFYPRGLATPNGFSIYESSRSYYDFSDFSFGQPGVVRYE, translated from the coding sequence ATGAAAAGTTGGGGGCTTTTTTGGGGGATACTGGCGCTGGCCTGGCTGTGCCTGGCCGGCCCGGCCGTGGCCCAGCAGGCCGCCGTGGCTCCCGTGGACACCACGCGCCGCGCCAATGGCACCCGCCCCGACTCGCTGCGCCGCCGCTTCGACCAGGAGCGCCTGCTCAACGGCCTGCGGGCCTACACCCGTCGCAAAACCATTGCCGGCAAGGCCGCCGCCGCCCTGTTCAACTTCACACCCCGCCGCGAGGACCAGGCCGGCCTCGACGCCGCGCTGCTCGACCGGCAGTACGACCGGCACAACTACAAAATCGTGCGGCAGATCAACATCCGCACGCTCACGGCCTTCGGCTACAGCATCACCGACTCGACACGGACGCCGCGCAACATTCTGGAGAAGACCGGCAACGCGCTGCACATCAAAACCTCGCGCACGCGGGTGCGGCAGGTGCTGCTGTTTCGGGTGGGCGACGAGCTGGAGCCGCAGGACCTGGCCGAGTCGGAGCGCTTGCTGCGCCAGACGCCGGAGCTGCTCGATGCGCGGGTGTTTGTGAACGAGCGCACCAGCACCGCCGACAGCGTGGACGTGGAAATCGTGACCAAGGACGTGTTCAGCCTTAATGGCTCGTGGGAAGTGCGCGACGTGGGCGCGGGCATCATCGGGCTGCGCGACCTGAACTTTATGGGGCTGGGGCACCAGTTCCGCAACTCCTACCAGTACGGCAGCCGCTCGCCGCAGCCCTGGAGCTACGAAGGCAGCTACCAGGTGCCGTTCCGCCACTTCGTAACGGGTGAGGCGCGCTACTACAACGAGTTTGAAAACAAGTACGGCGGCTTCACCATCAGCCGGGGCTTCTATTCCATCAACACCAAGTACGCGGGGGCCCTGTCGGTGTACGCCTACGACCAGGGCGTGGTGCTGCCCTTGCCCGATGGCTCGCCGCAGCAGCCGCCCGAAGGCCAGCCGCCCATCTACACGCCCCGCCGCTACACCACCCAGGATGTGTGGCTGGGTCGCTCCCTGCCCATGCCCTCCTACGACCTGGGCTACGAAAACCCGGCCCGCCTGATTGTGGCGGCCCGCCTGCAGCGCACCAGCTTCTCGGCCCGCCCCACCCCCGAGTACCTGGATGCCCGGGCCATGCTGGCCACCGTGGGCTACAGCGTGCGGCGCTACTACAAAGACAAGTACCTGTTCGGCTTCGGCCGCACCGAGGACATTCCGACGGGTACGTTGCTGAGTGCCACGGTGGGCTACGAGATGAACAGCCAGCAAAACCGCCACTACTACGGCGTGCGCGCCTCCACGGCCAGCTACAGCCCGCGCGGCGGCTACCTGTATCTGAGCGGCGAGTTTGGCTCGTTTGTGCGGCGGCCCTCCAACGACTGGCAGCAGGGCCTCGTGAGCACTGAGCTGCTGTACTTCACGCGGCTCTACCACCGCGGCAACTTCCAGTGGCGGCACTTCCTGTGGAGCCGCAACGCCATCGGCCTCAACCGCCGCCCCGGCGAGCAGCTGCTGGCCATCAACGGCGACCGGGGCCTGCGGGGCTTCTCGCCGGCCACCGACCTGCGCGGCACCAGCCGGGTGGTGCTCAACTACGAAACCACCGTGTTTACGCCCGTTTCGTTTCTGGGCTTTAGGCTGGCCATGCTGGTGTTTGCCGATGCCGCCTGGCTGAACGTGCGCACGCCCAACCGCACCCTACCCTTCCACGACAAGCCCTACACCGGCTTCGGGGCGGGTTTGCGCTTCCGCAACGAGTACCTGCCGATTCGCACGTTTCAGCTGCTGCTGGGCTTCTACCCGCGCGGGCTGGCCACGCCCAACGGCTTCAGCATCTACGAAAGCTCCCGCTCCTACTACGACTTCAGCGACTTCAGCTTCGGCCAGCCCGGCGTGGTGCGCTACGAGTAG
- a CDS encoding putative DNA modification/repair radical SAM protein has protein sequence MNEQRIQEKLSILADAAKYDVSCSSSGGKRKNVDKGLGNAEGMGICHSYTEDGRCVSLLKILLTNHCIFDCAYCVSRKSNNVKRAAFTVDEVVDLTMNFYRRNYIEGLFLSSGIFSSPDYTMERLVRIIKKLRTEHRFNGYIHVKAIPGASEELIQEAGLYADRLSVNIELPSEMALQNLAPEKNYEEILTPMAQIRDGITQNKEEKALFKKVPQFATAGQSTQLIVGASEENDLQIINLSDSLYKGYGLKRVYYSGYIPITDDARLPQVTQPPLIREHRLYQSDWLMRFYGFQADEILDPAHPFLDLEVDPKLAWALRNRHVFPVDINSADFEMILRIPGVGARSAKRIVAARRFGPLSLDHLHKFGVVLKRAKFFLTCRGQALSTRDYDEQTIRRQILFGAGSVRSALVTQQLDLFAQAS, from the coding sequence ATGAACGAACAGCGTATCCAGGAAAAGCTAAGCATATTGGCAGATGCCGCCAAGTATGACGTGTCGTGCTCCAGCAGCGGCGGCAAGCGTAAAAACGTGGACAAAGGCCTGGGCAACGCGGAGGGAATGGGCATTTGCCACAGCTACACCGAAGACGGCCGCTGCGTGAGTCTACTGAAGATTCTGCTCACCAACCACTGCATCTTCGACTGCGCCTACTGCGTGTCCAGAAAAAGCAACAACGTGAAGCGTGCCGCCTTCACCGTCGACGAAGTCGTGGACCTGACCATGAACTTCTACCGCCGCAACTACATCGAGGGCCTGTTTCTGAGCAGCGGCATCTTCTCCTCGCCCGACTACACCATGGAGCGCCTCGTTCGCATCATCAAGAAGCTGCGCACCGAGCACCGCTTTAATGGCTACATCCACGTGAAGGCCATTCCGGGTGCTTCGGAGGAGTTGATCCAGGAGGCCGGCCTCTACGCCGACCGCCTGAGCGTGAACATCGAGCTGCCCTCGGAAATGGCGCTGCAGAACCTGGCGCCTGAAAAAAATTACGAGGAAATCCTAACGCCGATGGCCCAGATCCGGGACGGCATCACCCAGAACAAGGAGGAAAAGGCGCTTTTCAAGAAAGTGCCGCAGTTTGCCACCGCCGGCCAGAGCACCCAGCTTATCGTGGGCGCTTCCGAGGAAAACGACCTGCAGATCATCAACCTCAGTGACTCGCTCTACAAAGGCTACGGCCTGAAGCGCGTGTACTACTCCGGCTACATCCCGATTACCGACGACGCCCGCCTGCCCCAGGTGACCCAGCCGCCCCTGATCCGGGAGCACCGCCTCTACCAGTCCGACTGGCTGATGCGCTTTTACGGCTTCCAGGCCGACGAAATCCTGGACCCGGCGCACCCCTTCCTCGACCTGGAAGTGGACCCTAAGCTGGCCTGGGCCCTGCGCAACCGCCACGTGTTTCCGGTGGATATCAACTCGGCTGATTTCGAGATGATTCTGCGCATTCCCGGCGTGGGTGCACGCTCAGCCAAGCGCATCGTGGCCGCCCGGCGCTTCGGCCCGCTCAGCCTCGACCACCTGCACAAGTTCGGCGTGGTGCTCAAGCGCGCCAAGTTCTTCCTGACCTGCCGCGGCCAGGCCCTTTCCACCCGCGACTACGACGAGCAGACCATCCGCCGTCAGATTCTGTTCGGGGCCGGCTCGGTCCGCTCCGCCCTCGTCACCCAGCAACTCGACCTCTTTGCCCAAGCTTCTTAA
- a CDS encoding TIGR03915 family putative DNA repair protein, with protein sequence MSHSLSPLNQPRNTAVGPAAARRPGAPQLTNPALDYTYDGSFEGLLSVLFQIYDRKAAPNSIQPVGAVQGGLFVQPVEVDTDETAAARVWDGLLRYMDKDARTRLFHVFLSEQPDRELLLFRYADLAMRAGRDISEHYADDNVRRVQRLAQQMYREKHRMEAFVRFEKTQDGLFHATIDPDFDVLPLIAPHFTKRYADQRWLIFDKRRRYGLYYDLTRTDVVEFESAAPQRNTSVSATVLDEREPLFKLLWQSYFDHVNIPERKNMKLHRRHMPLRYWRYLSEKQPREQPFRPIQNKRPVQPGGPALGASTAAGE encoded by the coding sequence ATGAGTCATTCCCTGTCGCCTCTCAACCAGCCGCGTAACACGGCCGTCGGCCCGGCTGCCGCCCGCCGCCCGGGCGCACCCCAGCTCACCAATCCGGCGCTGGACTACACCTACGACGGCTCGTTTGAGGGCCTGCTGTCGGTGCTGTTCCAGATTTACGACCGGAAAGCGGCGCCCAATAGCATTCAGCCGGTGGGAGCGGTGCAGGGCGGCCTGTTCGTTCAGCCCGTGGAAGTGGACACCGACGAAACAGCCGCCGCCCGCGTCTGGGACGGGCTGCTGCGCTACATGGACAAGGACGCCCGCACGCGCCTTTTCCACGTGTTTTTGAGTGAGCAGCCCGACCGGGAGCTGCTGCTTTTCCGCTACGCCGACCTGGCCATGCGCGCCGGCCGCGACATCTCTGAGCATTACGCCGACGACAACGTGCGCCGCGTGCAGCGCCTAGCCCAGCAGATGTACCGCGAGAAGCACCGCATGGAAGCCTTCGTGCGCTTCGAGAAAACCCAGGACGGCCTGTTTCACGCCACTATCGACCCCGATTTCGACGTGCTGCCGCTGATAGCGCCGCATTTCACCAAGCGCTACGCCGACCAGCGCTGGCTGATCTTCGACAAGCGCCGCCGCTACGGCCTCTACTACGACCTCACGCGCACCGACGTGGTGGAGTTTGAAAGTGCCGCGCCGCAACGCAACACCAGCGTGTCGGCCACGGTGCTCGATGAGCGGGAGCCGCTGTTCAAGCTGCTCTGGCAGTCGTATTTCGACCACGTGAACATCCCGGAGCGCAAGAATATGAAGCTGCACCGCCGCCATATGCCGCTGCGCTACTGGCGCTACCTCAGCGAAAAGCAGCCGCGTGAGCAGCCCTTCCGGCCTATCCAGAACAAGCGCCCGGTGCAGCCCGGCGGCCCAGCGCTGGGCGCGTCCACGGCCGCAGGCGAGTAG
- the rfbD gene encoding dTDP-4-dehydrorhamnose reductase: protein MPTTLVFGGAGQLGQCLQHVAKERNLSGLVFLPEEQANILNTETLRAVFAEHQPAYVINCAAYTAVDKAEDEVELARKVNRDGAENLARLCGEFNTTLLHISTDFVFAGTGNQPLTETDETAPISVYGLTKLEGEQVIPEHTERYFILRTSWLYSEYANNFVKTMLRFGKERDEMRVIWDQLGTPTYAIDLAGVLLHIIESGSTAYGLYHYSNEGVTSWYDFAVAIFELGGLPTRTVPIRTAEYPTKATRPAFSVMDKTKVKTALGVVIPHWRESLQVCMGRL, encoded by the coding sequence ATGCCTACTACTCTCGTTTTCGGTGGCGCCGGCCAGCTGGGCCAGTGCCTGCAGCACGTTGCCAAGGAGCGCAACCTGTCCGGCCTCGTTTTCCTGCCTGAAGAGCAGGCCAACATCCTCAACACCGAAACGCTGCGGGCCGTTTTTGCCGAGCATCAGCCGGCCTACGTCATCAACTGCGCCGCCTACACGGCCGTGGATAAGGCCGAAGACGAAGTGGAACTGGCCCGCAAGGTGAACCGCGACGGCGCTGAAAACCTGGCCCGCCTCTGCGGCGAGTTTAACACCACGCTGCTGCACATCAGCACCGATTTCGTGTTTGCCGGCACCGGCAACCAGCCCCTCACGGAAACCGACGAAACCGCGCCCATCAGCGTCTACGGCCTCACCAAGCTGGAAGGCGAGCAGGTAATTCCCGAGCACACCGAGCGGTATTTCATTTTGCGCACCAGCTGGCTGTACTCCGAGTACGCCAACAACTTCGTGAAAACCATGCTGCGCTTCGGCAAGGAGCGCGACGAGATGCGCGTTATCTGGGACCAGCTGGGCACGCCTACCTATGCCATCGACCTGGCCGGCGTGCTGCTGCACATCATTGAATCAGGCAGCACCGCCTACGGCCTCTACCATTACAGCAACGAGGGCGTCACGTCGTGGTACGACTTTGCGGTGGCTATCTTCGAGCTGGGCGGCCTGCCCACCCGCACCGTACCCATCCGCACCGCCGAGTACCCCACCAAAGCCACCCGCCCCGCCTTCTCCGTGATGGACAAGACCAAAGTGAAAACCGCGCTGGGCGTGGTTATTCCGCACTGGCGGGAGAGTCTGCAGGTGTGTATGGGACGGTTATAG